A single genomic interval of Thermodesulfobacteriota bacterium harbors:
- a CDS encoding 4Fe-4S binding protein, producing the protein MINYFKEIFAGLWTLLVGLKLTARYAVAPTVTCHYPYQTLPITPNFRGHTDLVIDPETASDKCIVCMMCENTCPSQCIEVIGEKPEGSKKKVLTAYRLDFTKCSLCGNCVEVCPTSALEYSGDYQLAGYSRHEFHFELLERLRGRVKAQGIVPRPKPAPPEGGAEAEAKPRKVRPKAEEAPAASLEPKGEEAPKAEAKPGE; encoded by the coding sequence ATGATCAACTACTTCAAGGAAATCTTCGCAGGCCTGTGGACGCTCCTGGTAGGGCTGAAGCTCACGGCCCGGTACGCCGTGGCGCCCACCGTCACCTGCCACTATCCGTACCAGACGCTGCCCATCACCCCCAACTTCCGGGGCCACACGGATCTCGTCATCGACCCCGAGACGGCGTCGGACAAGTGCATCGTCTGCATGATGTGCGAGAACACCTGCCCCTCCCAGTGCATCGAGGTCATCGGGGAAAAGCCCGAGGGCTCGAAGAAGAAAGTGCTCACGGCGTACCGCCTCGACTTCACCAAGTGCAGCCTGTGCGGCAACTGCGTGGAGGTGTGCCCCACGAGCGCCCTGGAGTACTCGGGGGACTACCAGCTCGCCGGGTACTCCCGCCACGAGTTCCACTTCGAGCTCCTGGAGCGGCTGCGGGGCCGGGTCAAGGCCCAGGGCATCGTGCCCAGGCCCAAGCCTGCGCCCCCCGAAGGCGGGGCAGAAGCGGAGGCCAAGCCCCGCAAGGTGCGGCCCAAGGCCGAAGAGGCGCCTGCCGCCTCGCTGGAGCCCAAGGGGGAAGAGGCGCCTAAGGCCGAGGCCAAGCCCGGGGAGTAA
- a CDS encoding NADH-quinone oxidoreductase subunit J, translating into MTFTFDPSLKFYVYLADAAFLGFALLALLGGIVAVGARRLIHAVLGLATSLVGVAGVYVYLGTHFIAAMQVLIYVGAVCISLTFAVMLARTPQEAARNPLFLPAKVGAGFVAALFAGLVLGTAVLSTHWVPAAEVVPDSHTIEAVGMRLLTSYALVFELISLVLLVAIVGSVVLARRGRGSAGPGGT; encoded by the coding sequence ATGACCTTCACCTTCGACCCGAGCCTGAAGTTCTACGTCTACCTGGCCGACGCGGCCTTCCTGGGCTTTGCGCTGCTCGCGCTGCTCGGAGGGATCGTGGCGGTGGGAGCCCGGCGACTGATCCATGCGGTGCTGGGGCTGGCCACGTCCCTCGTGGGGGTGGCGGGGGTGTACGTGTACCTGGGCACCCACTTCATCGCCGCCATGCAGGTGCTCATCTACGTGGGCGCGGTGTGCATCAGCCTCACCTTCGCGGTCATGCTGGCCCGAACCCCCCAGGAGGCGGCGCGAAACCCCCTCTTCCTACCCGCCAAGGTGGGGGCCGGGTTCGTGGCGGCCCTCTTCGCGGGGCTCGTGTTGGGCACGGCGGTGCTCTCCACCCATTGGGTCCCGGCCGCCGAGGTGGTGCCCGACTCCCACACCATCGAGGCGGTGGGCATGCGGCTCCTCACGAGCTACGCCCTGGTGTTCGAGCTCATCTCCCTGGTGCTCCTGGTTGCCATCGTCGGTTCGGTGGTGCTGGCCAGGCGGGGCCGGGGCTCTGCGGGCCCGGGAGGTACGTGA
- the nuoK gene encoding NADH-quinone oxidoreductase subunit NuoK yields the protein MQPLLFGHLEAYLILALCLFALGLYGIISRPGFIGMLISVELILNGAGLNFIAFNTFLAPDKSVGQTFTLFIMGLAAAEAAICLSIAVAVYRHFRTTLTDELSQLRD from the coding sequence ATGCAGCCCCTCTTGTTCGGCCACCTCGAGGCCTACCTGATCCTGGCCCTGTGCCTCTTCGCGCTGGGGCTCTACGGGATCATCAGCCGCCCGGGCTTTATCGGGATGCTCATCAGCGTCGAGCTCATCTTGAACGGCGCGGGGCTCAACTTCATCGCCTTCAACACCTTCCTGGCCCCGGACAAGAGCGTGGGGCAGACCTTCACGCTCTTCATCATGGGGCTCGCGGCTGCCGAGGCGGCCATCTGCCTCTCCATCGCGGTCGCGGTGTACCGGCACTTCCGGACCACCCTGACCGACGAACTCTCCCAACTGAGAGACTGA
- a CDS encoding monovalent cation/H+ antiporter subunit D family protein, with product MHDIESALVLIPLLVPALTAFLILGSGRWPNVREAWSVIGAAVTFVATLSLVPHVTGPMGGAYTLTLFEFFPGVAIKLRVDGMSLLFAGVSSFLWILAGFYCVGYMRGLHEHAQTRFYTCYAATIFGAVGVAFSGSVLTLYLFYEVVSVCTYPLVMHHQDADAYDGSRKYLTYLMVTSKVLLLPAMVLIYVATGTLDFATRIGPGIFPETVSRTLVTVVYFLSLFGYAKAALMPFHNWLPSAMVAPTPVSALLHAVAVVKVGVFSVCRVMLYVFGVDLLKDYGLGLVTAYIAAFTVLAGSAIALTKDNLKARLAYSTISQLAYIVFGVALLTQSGITGGLIHIPNHAFSKITLFFCAGAIMVAHRKTEISQLDGIGYRMPWTMAAFALASLSMIGVPPVAGFVSKWYLAVGTMQLEHVGLLVVLLASSLLNAGYFVPIVVRAFFPRNGAAAELTYAEASPFMVVPLFATAVLSVFFGFYPDLFLRLIEVVR from the coding sequence ATGCACGACATCGAGAGCGCCCTGGTCCTGATCCCGCTCCTCGTCCCGGCCCTGACCGCCTTTCTCATCCTGGGCTCGGGGCGGTGGCCCAACGTGCGGGAAGCGTGGTCGGTGATCGGCGCGGCCGTCACCTTTGTCGCCACCCTATCGCTCGTACCACACGTCACCGGGCCCATGGGCGGCGCCTACACCCTGACCCTCTTCGAGTTCTTCCCGGGGGTAGCCATCAAGCTCCGGGTGGACGGGATGAGCCTGCTCTTCGCCGGGGTGTCGTCCTTCCTGTGGATCCTGGCGGGCTTCTACTGCGTGGGGTACATGCGGGGCCTGCACGAGCACGCCCAGACGCGCTTCTACACCTGCTACGCCGCCACCATCTTCGGGGCCGTGGGCGTGGCGTTCTCCGGGAGCGTGCTCACCCTCTACCTCTTCTACGAGGTCGTGAGCGTCTGCACCTACCCCCTGGTCATGCACCACCAGGACGCCGACGCCTACGACGGGAGCCGCAAGTACCTCACCTACCTGATGGTGACGTCGAAGGTGCTCCTGCTCCCGGCCATGGTGCTCATCTACGTCGCCACCGGCACGCTCGACTTCGCGACCCGGATCGGCCCGGGCATCTTCCCGGAGACCGTGAGCCGGACGCTGGTGACGGTGGTCTACTTCCTGTCGCTCTTTGGGTACGCCAAGGCGGCGCTCATGCCGTTCCACAACTGGCTGCCCTCGGCCATGGTGGCCCCCACTCCCGTCAGCGCGCTCCTCCACGCGGTGGCGGTGGTCAAGGTGGGCGTCTTTTCCGTGTGCCGGGTCATGCTCTACGTGTTCGGGGTAGACCTGCTCAAGGACTACGGCCTGGGGCTCGTCACCGCCTACATCGCCGCCTTCACGGTGCTCGCCGGGTCGGCCATCGCGCTCACCAAGGACAACCTGAAGGCCCGGCTCGCCTACTCCACCATCAGCCAGCTCGCCTACATCGTGTTCGGGGTGGCGCTCCTGACCCAGAGCGGCATCACGGGGGGGCTCATCCACATCCCCAACCACGCCTTCTCGAAGATCACGCTGTTCTTCTGCGCCGGGGCCATCATGGTGGCCCACCGGAAGACCGAGATCAGCCAGCTCGACGGAATCGGGTACCGGATGCCTTGGACCATGGCGGCCTTCGCCCTGGCGAGCCTCTCCATGATCGGGGTGCCCCCCGTGGCCGGGTTCGTGAGCAAGTGGTACCTGGCGGTGGGCACGATGCAGCTCGAACACGTGGGGCTCCTGGTGGTGCTGCTCGCGAGCTCGCTCTTGAACGCCGGCTACTTCGTGCCGATCGTGGTGCGGGCCTTCTTCCCGAGAAACGGCGCCGCCGCCGAGCTCACCTACGCGGAGGCCTCGCCCTTCATGGTGGTGCCGCTCTTTGCCACCGCGGTGCTCTCGGTGTTCTTCGGCTTCTACCCGGATCTCTTCCTCCGGCTCATCGAGGTCGTCCGATGA